The genome window CGGGCACAAATAGGGGAATCTGGCCCACGCCCAATACTGGACCAACAATAAACACCCACCAATCTGACTAGCTTTCTTATCGCTTGCCCTGCATAACTGTCGGTACAACCATGCAAGGCAAGCACTTCCCCAACTATACCTTCGTGGGTTGCGAAGGTCTTCCAACTGCTGCACCCACATTAGATGCACCCTATCACCGGATTTGTCCATGAAGATTGTGTCCCCCAATAGCGCTAGGATGTAGCATCGTGCGTACCTATGCACTTCATCGTCTTCAGCATTAGGCGGCAGTGGATGGGCAACTTGCTCCAAAAGCCGTTTGATGAGAATCCTTTGGCCAGCACATTCCAGATGGTCTTCATTGGTAGGTCGAAAGCCAAGGTACTCATCACACACATTCTCCCATTCTTTTTGTGTGCTCCCTGTTACAGCGTCACCATCAACAGGAAGTCCAAGAAGAACCTCCACATCCTGAAGTGTGATGGTGACCTCACCATGCGGCATGTGGAATGTGTGAGTCTCGGGCCGCCATCGCTCCACTAAGGCCGTTATCAGGCCATGATCAATCTCTCTACCCGGAGTCCTGAGAAGTCCCTCCAAACCAAGTGCCTTAATGATGTCAATGACTCGATCGTCCACCATTGGCTCTCGATTCGAGAACTCTTCACTACGGGCACGACATTTAAGGGACCCTGGATCCTGCACAAAACATAACCATGGATTAACATATGACAGCAAGTTGAGTGCAATAGAAGTTGTTTATAGTATTTATAACACCCACCATGGATTAACATGTGGGGTGGATTAACATACAACTTATAAACATACaacttattattaatttctaaaagctAGTTAATGACTTGATGCTAACtaagaaaattacactttaaaaatatttaggtcATAAAATCTCTTATTGGCATCAATGTTAAACATtcgttttttctaaataaacatGTAATATTCATAGAAAGAAAAGACTTAGAAACAAATCACAGGGGGAGGGAATTAATCCCTTCTCTATCTTGTGATTTAAAACGAAAATTTAGTGAGGAAGAGATAGTGTTAAATCTCTCATTTGGCTCCATTTTATGGGCAAAAACACTAGCCTTCctaaaaatatgatttataaacccacaaaaaaaaaaaaaaaagagatagatattACAAGGATCCCcctaatcaatatatatataaaagcagagacctcatgcgAGAGTGCATGAGGTTCTACCATGTGGCGTTCTATATGAGTTCTTTGCAATCCTCTTTATTATGAAACGATTTTTTCCaaccttaaaaattaaaacaatgaaGCTTTTATGTTTAGCACTTATTGCTTCATCAAAAATCAATTCAGTTCTTCCTCTCTTCTAACTCTTCACTTCTTTCcattacaaaaacaaagactCTTCACTGATTCCggacaacccaaaaaaaataaaaactttatttcacCGTTCAAATTTAAATGCACACTATGGATAAGCACCTGACCAAGTGAGACCAAGCTTTGCACTATTACAcctttataataatattatacttCCAAGTAATTTCTGTTGAGATCAAACccatcttaaattttttaaatttcattcattCTCTTTCTTAACTCTTCATTTCTTTCTGAGTCTCTTAACTCTTCACTTCttctagcaaaaacaaaaataaaaacaaaaactccttCACTTCCCCTTTCAATTAAATGCACACTATGTACCTGTTTCTTTTGAAGATTATATATTGATAGATCAACGATTCCTCTATGAGTTCATGGACAAAAGCTCCTTTCTTAGTGGTTTGCAATGTTTGAGGGAAGACAGACTCAGGGAGATTTATGCTTCAACTTCACCTATTTTGGCCGGGGAACTAAAGTCATTAAACCCAAGGAGAAAAAGCCACCAGCCCCTAATTTATCAAACCCTTCTTCAGTATCTAAGAGGTACAAAATACTAATAGTCAATTTGTTCattctttgttgttgtttggtaaTGGGTTTTTGATAATCAAACTAGATGGtggtttgtttcttttcatttgaacTGTTAACTGGTTGAGATTTTTACTGAGCCACAccgtttttgtaatttatgatttgggttttggtgaATGATTTAAATATGTTACATGAGGATGTGATTAAGACAATTAGTTGAATTGGGTACTATTTACACCCTAAGGCAAAGACAGGTTGAGTAAATAATCTGGTTTTGTTGGGCAGGTAGAAAGATCAATGAGGAAGAAGCTTAATCAATAAATCAAGCTCCTCTATGCCACATGTAATCGGAGCACAAACTCATGTATCTGTATGGATTGGGTCACATTCAAAGCGCCAATGGAGGGAAAACTTTTGTGGGATTTGAAGTGCAAAGAGCCCAAgagtaattatatattt of Quercus lobata isolate SW786 chromosome 8, ValleyOak3.0 Primary Assembly, whole genome shotgun sequence contains these proteins:
- the LOC115956817 gene encoding serine/threonine-protein phosphatase 7 long form homolog, giving the protein MAAANAGQINHAQPGPIDRSVLTLQPNHRSEAIWNGQDPGSLKCRARSEEFSNREPMVDDRVIDIIKALGLEGLLRTPGREIDHGLITALVERWRPETHTFHMPHGEVTITLQDVEVLLGLPVDGDAVTGSTQKEWENVCDEYLGFRPTNEDHLECAGQRILIKRLLEQVAHPLPPNAEDDEVHRYARCYILALLGDTIFMDKSGDRVHLMWVQQLEDLRNPRRYSWGSACLAWLYRQLCRASDKKASQIGGCLLLVQYWAWARFPYLCPAVERGPPVGAYGPPVRGPLSLKWVWVPNKKNRPAQVFRDRWCGSRMKMNTRTFRRGALQGGQCGRQSCRLYVSI